AATTTAAGGTTATAAAACGCTCTCCGCTTTATAAAAACCGTATTAAATTAACTACATACGGCATCGTCCGGTATTACCACCCATGCACTAAGTCGCTAGCAGCTTAGGATGACATCAGTGGCGCTCACTATCAGGTTTTAACCTTACATTTTTAGTGGTTTATAGTGATGAATGTCATTTCACAGATATTTCATAACGCTGACAGGCCAGTTTACAGTTTTTTTAAAATGGTTGTGCAGGGAAAATAGAGTAAAAATCGATGTGATGGGGTGATAGGGATCGCTTTATGCTGTAATTCAGCTTTTTTAGCCGCAACGCTGTGAAGCGTGTCACTCATTATCCATGTTGGATTTATGGCTTTAGGTTAAATACTCACCTGTTGCGCCAACCGCCGGATAATCGCCGCCGTTAATCCCCAGACAAACTGGCGCTCATACCAAGAAAGATAGACCCGGTGATTGACACCGCCACGATGGATATCCAGTGAATAGTAGCGTGAAAGGCTAAGCGCCTCATGTAAGGGCATTTCAAACAGCCCAGCCACCTCTTCTTCATTGGCATGAAAGGCAATATTTGCAGGGATCAATCCGACAATAGGGGTAACCTGATAACCACTGGAACTGTCTAATGGCGCCAGTTGCCCGAGGACATGTACAGCCGAAGCAGGGATTGCGACCTCTTCTTGCGCTTCACGCAGTGCTGTATCAATCAGTGAACTGTCTTCCCGGTCTGCTTTGCCTCCGGGGAAGGCGACCTGACCGGCATGTTTACGCAGATGACTAGAGCGCCGGGTCAGTAGCAACGTTGGCTCAGGCCGACAAATTATCGGGATTAAAACGGCGGCATGGTGGCTATTGGCCGTAAAGCTGCCTGCTTGGGGCAGTTGCAGTTGAAACCGGCTGATAAATTCAGACAAAGTGTGCCCGATAAATAATTCACTCACAGAATGACTCGCTTATAAGTTATGTATTTTCAACCACTGTATATTTTCAACCAACTATATATGCTCAACAAACCCAGTATTTTCCAGTTGCGGTAAGATGCGGGCGATTTTATCAAATGTTTCCTGATATTCTGCCTGTTCCTGGCTATCAGCCACAATTCCTCCACCGGCAGAACAATAGATTTTTCCGTTCTCGGTCAACAGCGTGCGAATAGTGATATTGGTGTCCATCGTGCCACAGCAACTAATATAGCCAATGTTGCCGCAATAGGCATTCCGTCGGTGTGGCTCCAGTTGCTCAATGATCTCCATGGCACGAATCTTCGGTGCTCCGGTTATTGAGCCACCGGGGAAGCAGGCTCGGAGCAGCGTAGTCGCTGGGCATTCAGCAGGTAGGGTCGCGGTAATGGTACTCACCAAATGATGTACCGCTGGGAAAGGCTCAACGACAAACAACTCAGGCACCCGCATGCTACCCGGTTGCGCCACACGGCCAATATCGTTGCGTAGCAGATCCACTATCATCAAGTTCTCTGCCCGATCTTTCGGTGAGTTAGCCAACCGTTCAGCCTGCAAGCGGTCCTGCTCAGGATGGTCCAAACGTGGTAGTGTGCCCTTGATGGGGCGGGTCTGAATCTGATGGTTTTCCAACCATAAAAAACGCTCCGGCGAGACACTCAATATGGCGTTTTGTGGCAAGCGGATAAAGGCCGAAAACGGTGCGCGATTGCTGCGGCTCAACGACAGAAAGGCTTGCCATTCATCACCTTGATATTTAGCGCTGAATCTTTGTGCCAGATTAATTTGATAACAGTCACCACTGTGCAGGTATTCTTGAATCTGGCGGAATTTTTCGCCATATTCCTCCCGCGACATATTGGCCTGCCAAGGGCTGGTCAGCGTAAATGGCCGCGCAACTTCAGGCATTTTTTGTTGCTGTAACCACAATAGGCGTTGCTCTGCATCCCCGTGGCACACCAGCGTTAGCTTTTGCAGATGATGGTCCGCAATCAGCGCCCAGTCATACAAGCCGACCGCCATATCCGGTAATGCGATATCTTGCTCGGCCAGTGCAGGCAATGTCTCAACCCGGCGGCCCAGATCATAACCAAATACCCCCAATGCGCCCCCCAGAAATGGCAGGTCAGGGTGTGATGGCATTGGTAAGGCGAATTTATCGAGCTGCTGCTGTAATAAAGAGAAGGGATCTGCCGGGGAGCAGACTCGGCCTTGCGCGCTGATTATCTCCGTTTGCTCGCCTCGGGTGGTGAGTGTTACCTGTGGGTCAGCGACCAATATGTCAAAACGATTATGGGCATGTTCTGCGAATCCCGAATGCAGCAGCATTGCCCAGCTTTGATTGGCAAGTGGGGCAAATTGTCGGAGCAGGGCGTCTGGCTGATAAGGCAAGGCTTTGATGGTCAGGGATTTCACACTCATGAGTCACTATTCTTTTCTTTCGGATAGACATATTTGGGTGGCGTGATGATGCGTTCGCAACGGGCCGTCGGGAAGATTAACATAAATTGGCTGGCGGGTCGTATGGGGCAGTCAATTCACCGCAGACCTGAATAAACAGGTATACTTAATCAATTATATGTTGGAGATAAATCAATGCTAGCGGGTATGCCTTCACTTTCCCATGAGGAACAGCAAGAAGCTGTCGAACGTATTCACAAATTCATGTCGGAAGGTATGAGCAGTGGTGAAGCGATTGCATTGGTGGCCGCAGAGATTCGTGAGCGGCACCAAGATGATCCACAAGCCATGGCTATCTTTGAAGATACTGATTTTGATGATCATGATGAGTCTGATTATCGTCGTGATAACGAGCAAGATGCGGATGAGATTGAAGACCCGTATGAGGGGTAACCCATTCATCACGCTTAATTAAAAATATTAAACCCGCCGTTAATTGGCGGGTTTTTTTATGGGATAACCAGATGAACGGACTGGCGGTTACCCACTGACCACGACAGCCCCTGCGGCTCGTTTCGCCACGTTGACGGCGGTGGTGATATCATCAGCGACTGCCAATGCTACCCCCAGGCGCCGTTTACCAGCAATGTCAGGTTTACCAAATAAGCGAATCTGCGTATCGCCAGCCAAAGCTACTTCTAAGCCATGGTAAGCAATATTCTGGCTAGTCAATTCAGGTAAAATAACCGCTGAAGCGGCCGCGCCATATTGGCGAATAGTGCCAATCGGGAGGCCAAGAAATGCCCGGACATGTAATGCGAACTCAGACATATTCTGCGAAATTAACGTTACCATACCGGTATCGTGCGGGCGCGGTGATACTTCACTGAAAATAACCTCATCACCGCAAACAAATAATTCCACACCAAATAAACCATAACCGCCGAGAGCGTTCACCACCTGAGAAGCGATCTCTTTTGCGCGCGCCAATGCGGTCTCACTCATCGCCTGTGGCTGCCAGGACTCGCGGTAATCACCATCTTCTTGACGGTGACCAATAGGCGCACAGAAATGAATGCCATCAACAGCATTGATTGTCAGCAGGGTAATTTCAAAATCAAAACGGACCAAGCCTTCGACAATTACTCGACCACCGCCGGCGCGGCCACCTTGTTGGGCATAATCCCAGGCAGTTTTAAGTTGACCTGCATTGCGGATCAGACTTTGGCCTTTACCGGAAGAACTCATTACTGGCTTAACGATACAGGGATAACCCACTTCACTGACGGCCTGGCGGAATGCGCTATCAGTGTCGGCGAAACGGTAACTAGAGGTTGGCAATTGCAGGGTTTCTGCCGCTAAACGGCGAATACCTTCACGGTTCATCGTCAGCCGTGTTGCCTCTGCGCAAGGCACGACCCGTTGGCCCATTTTCTCTAGCTCAACCAACATGTCGGTGGCAATAGCTTCTATTTCCGGCACGATATAGTGCGGTTTTTCCTGTTCGACCAACTGTTTCAGCGCCAAGCCGTCCAACATATTGATGACATGGCTGCGATGGGCAACATGCATGGCGGGGGCATCTGCATAGCGGTCAACGGCAATCACTTCCAGCCCCAGTCTTTGGCATTCGATAGCCACTTCTTTACCCAACTCGCCAGAGCCAAGCAACATGACACGGGTAGCGCTTGGGCGCAGAGCGGTTCCAATAGTCAGCATAGTTAGGTACCTACATCAGTGGGAGAGTTGCACATTAATTTGTTGTACGATCAATTTTACGGGCATTAGTATACGGCAAAATAGCAACGAAAACGATTGCGTATCTAACGGATGGCTGTGAGGCGATATCGATATATGCGCAGCGCATTGCGTTTTTGGACTGTTTTTACGGTTTAATTCCGGCAATGGACTCATTTCTGGTATTATCGCGCCAAAATCTTGCGCTTGCCTTCAGGCCATCGCTGCCATTCCATCCAGTTATAAGAGTTACTGCCGTGAGCACAACTTCCTTTTCTTCCCTGGCGCTGCCTACTGAGCAGTTGTCCAATCTTAATGAACTTGGCTATACCGAGATGACACCGGTACAGGCTGCGGCTTTACCGGCAATCCTCAACGGGCAGGATGTCCGTGCGAAAGCCAAAACCGGCAGTGGAAAAACTGCGGCATTCGGTATTGGTTTACTAGATAAAATTGCGGTCGGGGAGTTTGTTACCCAAGCATTGGTACTGTGCCCGACCCGTGAATTGGCTGATCAGGTCAGCAAAGAGTTGCGCCGCTTGGCCCGTTTCACGCAAAACATTAAAATACTGACCTTATGCGGTGGCCAACCGATGGGGCATCAATTGGATTCACTGGTGCATGCGCCACACATTGTTGTGGGCACGCCGGGGCGTATTCAAGAGCATTTGCGCAAGAAAACACTGGTACTGGACGATCTTAAGATTCTGGTATTGGATGAGGCTGATCGCATGCTGGATATGGGCTTTACCGATGCCATCGACGATGTCATTGCCTATACTCCGCCACAGCGCCAAACTCTGCTGTTCTCGGCCACCTATCCGGTCGGCATTGAACGAATCAGTGCCCGAGTCCAGCGCCAACCAATCAATGTTGAAGTTGATGATGGCGATGAAGTACCCGCTATTGAGCAGGTGTTCTTTGAAACCACTCGCGAAAAACGTTTGCCGTTGTTGATATCAGTCCTCAGTCACTATCAGCCGAGTTCTTGTGTGGTTTTCTGTAACACCAAGAAAGATTGCCAGAGCGTCTATGAAGCATTGGAATCTCGTGGAATCAGTGTGTTGGCTTTACACGGTGACTTAGAACAACGTGACCGTGATCAAGTGCTGGTGCGTTTTGCCAACCGCAGTTGTCGTGTGCTGGTAGCAACCGATGTCGCGGCCCGAGGCTTGGATATTAAAGATCTGGCGCTGGTAGTTAACTTTGAGCTGGCCTTTGACCCAGAGGTTCATGTGCACCGTATTGGTCGTACTGGTCGGGCAGGGATGAGTGGTCTGGCGGTTAGCTTGTGTACACCACAAGAGATGTCCCGTGCTCATGCCATTGAAGATTATCTGCAAATAAAACTGAAATGGACCCCGGCAGAACCGGTGAGCCGCAGTGCTAATGCGATGCTGGAGCCAGAAATGGTCACGTTATGCATTGATGGTGGGCGCAAAGCAAAAATTCGCCCAGGTGATATTCTGGGTGCTTTAACCGGTGAAGCCGGTCTGACCGCCGCTGATGTCGGTAAGATTGATATGTTCCCGGTTCATGCCTATGTTGCCATCCGTAAAGCCAGTGCCAAACGTGCCTTACAGCAATTACAACAAGGCAAGATTAAAGGCAAAAACTGCAAATCCCGTTTATTGAAATAATGACACGAGGGGGCGATGACGGTTGCATCCTCCCGATAACTCGCATTATACTGTATGCATATACAGTTGCTTGTGGGCGTGAAAGAAATGAAAAGGACATACAACAATGGCCGTTGAAATAAAATTCGTCGTAGTGAGACAGGGTGAGGAAAAAATGACATTCACAACCAAAAAAGAAGCCGATGCCTACGATAAAATGCTGGATTTGGCTGACAATTTGTCTGAGTGGCTGTCATTGGCTCCCTTAACCCTTGAAGAAGATCAACGTGAGGCGCTGAGTTTCTTCCTGGCAGAAAATAAAGATGCTTTAGGGCAAATTCTTCGTGGTGCTAACCCTGCGACTCCTGTCGATGGGCAAGCAAAACTGAAAGCGGAAAAGAATGTGCCAGAGAAAAAAAACAAATCTGAAGAAAATCAAGCGGCTTAATTTGCCAACTTTCAGCAGAAAGTGAAAAAGGGATCTAAAATGAATCGTGAAATCACCTTCTTTCGCCGATTTGAGGCGGATATCCTGGCAGATCGTAAGACGATCACCATCCGGGATAGCAGTGAATCCGATTTCCGCCCAGGGGAAACCCTGCGCGTATGTCGCAATGAAGATGGCGTATTCTTCTGCCACATTATGGTCAAATCAGTCACGCCAATCACTCTGGAGGCACTGTCTGACCGTCACGCTGAGCAAGAAAATATGTCATTGGATGAGCTGAAAAAGGTGATTAAGGAGATCTATCCTGGGCTGGAACAGTTTTATGTGATTGAATTTACGCGGTGTTAATTAAACGGCGTTACCATTATTACCCTGCAACGCTGTTCACTCTGTAACCTACCTTTCAATCATCGTTCCTACCAAGGATAGAAATAATAATATTTGGAGGAATGATGAGAAAGACAGGATTAGCCTTGGTATTGGTTACGGCATTGGCCGGTATCACTGTGGGTGTACAGGCCCAAGAGCCACGAGTCGCGAAATTACCTGCTTGCTCCGGTTTAAATCAATCTCAGGTAGCAACGCAGGTTAAGCGAGACTTTCTGCAAAACAGAATTACACGCTGGGAAGCGGATAAGAAACAATTAGGCACTGATAAGCCGATCGTTTGGATTAGCGCGGTAGACATTACAGGCAAAGATGATGTGTGGCAGGTGCCAATGACTGTTCGTGGCAACAAGGGCGACAAAACCTATCAAGTGTTACTTGACTGCAAAGCTGGCACCATTACCTATAATGGCCCTAAATAGTTATGAGTGGAATAACGTCAGCGTAAAGCTAATCGCTACCAATCAGGTGTTTGAGGCAACGTATCAGGCACCTGCTTATCCCTCCAAGTCAAAACTCTCTCGGGTATCTTTTATAATTATATTTATCATTTAATTAGATCCCCTTCGCTAAATTATAAGCATATGCTGATACTTGGCATCCACAGGTAATCGTGTCACTCTCGCGGTAACGAACACAGATGGATAATTCAAATAATGACCATACCTCCAAAGGCGAATAAACGCCCTTATCCAATAACTATGCACGGTGATACCCGTGTAGATGATTATTATTGGCTGCGTGATGATGAGCGTACTGACGCTGATGTTCTGAACTATTTGCAAGCTGAAAATGACTTCACTAACGCGGTGTTACAACCGCAACAAACCTTGCGTGAAACCCTGTATCAAGAGATGGTTTCCCGCGTCCCGCCACAAGAAGAATCCGTTCCCTATATTCGCAACGGCTATCGCTACCAAACGCGTTTTGAGCCGGGTAATGAATATGCTATTTATGTGCGTCAACCCGTTTGGGCTGATAGCAGTTGGGAGACGTTACTGGATGGCAACCAACGAGCGGCAGATAGTGAGTTTTATACCTTGGGCGGGTTAGATGTTAGCCCGGATAATCATCTATTGGCAGTTACAGAGGATTTCTTATCGCGTCGCCAATATGATATTCGGGTAAAACATTTACAGAGTGATGTTTGGCACGAGGAGGTTATCAGCAATACCTCAGGTAACTTTGAATGGGCCAATGATTCGAAAACGCTCTATTACGTGCGCAAACATGAAAAAACATTACTGCCTTATCAAGTGTATCGCCATGTAGTAGGAACCGATCCTCAGTTGGACCAACTTATCTATCAGGAAACTGACGATACATTTTACGTGAGTTTAGAAAAAACCACGTCTGAACGTTTCATTGTTATCCATCTGAGCAGTACCACAACATCTGAAGTATTGTTACTGGATGCTGATAAGCCTGAACCACTACCACAGATGTTCGCACCACGTCGTAAAGACCATGAATACGGTTTGGACCACTATAAGCAACATTTTTATTTACGCTCGAATAAAGATGGTAAGAATTTTGGTTTGTACCAAATCGCTGAGGCAGGTAAAGAACAAAGTGATTTTGCCGATGAATCTCAGTGGGTACCATTAATTGCACCAAAAACAGATGTTATGTTGGAGGGGTTCAGCTTATTCCGTGATTGGTTGGTAGTAGAAGAGCGCAGTGGCGGGTTGACGCTTTTACGGCAAATTCACTGGACCACTGCCGAAGAGAAATTCATTACTTTTGATGATCCTACCTACGTTACCTGGCTGGCATATAACCCAGAACCAGAAACAGAATTGTTGCGCTATGGCTACTCCTCGATGACCACACCAAGTTCAATGTTTGAACTTAATATGGATACCGGCGCACGCGAGTTGCTTAAGCAGCAGGAAGTGAAGAACTTCACCCCGGAAAAGTATCGCAGCGAACGCATATGGGTCACTGCAACCGATGGCGTAAAAGTGCCGGTTTCATTGGTTTATCACCGTGACCATTTTGTTTCAGGTAATAATCCACTGTTGGTTTATGGTTATGGTTCATATGGCAGCAGTATGGATCCTGCATTCAGTGGTAGCCGATTAAGCCTATTGGATCGCGGTTTTGTCTTTGCTCTGGCACATATTCGGGGCGGTGGGGAGTTGGGCCAGCAATGGTATGAAGATGGTAAATTGCTCAATAAATTAAATACATTCAACGACTTTATCGATGTCACCAAAACGCTGATAACCGAGGGCTATGGCGATGCTAACCGTGTGTTTGCCATGGGGGGCAGTGCTGGTGGTTTATTGATGGGAGCGGTCATCAATCAGGAACCCGCGTTATATAAAGGTGTTGTGGCGCAGGTGCCGTTTGTTGATGTGGTAACCACGATGTTGGATGAATCGATACCTCTTACTACTGGCGAGTATGACGAATGGGGCAACCCGAACGATAAGGCGTATTACGATTATATTAAGCAATACAGCCCTTATGATCAGATCAAGGCTCAGGATTACCCGCACATGCTGGTGACTACCGGCTTACATGATTCACAGGTTCAATACTGGGAACCGGCAAAGTGGGTCGCCAAGTTGCGTGAAATGAAGACAGATGACCACCAATTACTGCTTTATACCGACATGGATTCAGGTCACGGCGGTAAATCAGGGCGCTTCAAAGCGTATGAAGACATCGCTTTGGAATACGCATTCATACTGGCTCTGGCTTAACCTAGTCAGGGATCTTACGTCAGGTAATGGGCTAGGGTATAGCGCATATCTGGCGTAAGATCAGATATTGAAGCTAACATCCAGCGCAGATAATCTGGGTCTTGCCGGGCTATTTGCTCAATACTTTTGCCTCGATATTTTCCGAATTTAAATGTCTGTAACAGCAGCGGTTGCTGCGTTATTTCGGCCATTTGTTCGGCATTCCAACCTGAGTCTTGCATAATGCGCTGTAATAACGCGGCCGTGACATAACAATCGTATAAAGCACGGTGCGGGTATAGATTATCCGGTACTGAAACATTCAGTCTCAAGGCGTAACGCAGATATTGATTACTGTGTTTGATGTCAGGATAGAGCATTCTGGCTAGCTTGAGGGTGCAAATCCATTGGCCACCCATCTCCGGTAATACTCCACGATCAAAAGGCGCATTATGGGCAACATAATATGGGCTGCCTTGATATCTTCTAATCGCAACCGCAATCCGTGGTTTGCCTTCTACCATTTCTTCAGTGATATGATGAATCACCATTGCATCAATACTGATTGGCCGGTCTGGGCTAATCAAATCACTCATCGGGTTAGCTAATGCCCCATCAACCAGGTCAATCGAAGCGACCTCAACAATACCACCGGCTAAACCGCAGGTTTCGGTATCGATAATACGAAAATACATTTTTATCTCCCACCGACTATTGCTAAATAATAGCAACAAAAAACCCGCCTAATATGGCGGGTTGACTGACGAGACGAAAAGCCCGTTTATTCTGCGCTGGTAGAAGATGACTTCTTAGCGCGTTTCTCAGCTTTTTTCTCAGCCGGAGTTTTTAGTGGCTTTTTCTTCGCGTTCTTTTTGCTGTCCATTCCCTTACTCATGGCTTGCCTCTCTTTACCTTCGGTTAGGTTGGTACGCCCACCTATTAACCACCTTATGAGGGTAAGTTGCAAGGAGATAAAGCATCGATGCCGTTAATGTATTGTTTAACAACAGCATTATTAAATCTTAATCTATATAGTTACCGTTTAAATCGTACCATCTCGCGATATAACGGCGGATAATCTATTGAGATATGGCGTAATTATCACCAGTTGGAGTAATTAATTGGCTGATTGATGTAAATGTGATGTTTTATCGTTGACCCTGCGTGCTGTATAGGCTTTGATAACTTTAATGTCTAATAACAAACATGGAAAAATAATGGAACAATTACGTGGGCTTTATCCCGCATATGAACCCTACGACAGTGGTTTATTAGACACCGGCGACGGGCATCAGATTTATTGGGAACTTTGTGGTAACCCAGAAGGTAAACCCGCCGTGTTTATACATGGTGGCCCTGGAGGTGGTATTGCGCCTTATCACCGGCAACTATTCAACCCCAAAAAATATAAAGTGCTGCTGTTTGATCAACGTGGATGTGGCCGCTCAAAACCCCATGCCAGTTTGGACAACAATACAACCTGGCATTTGGTTGATGATATTGAACGGCTACGCCAAATGGCGGGTATAGATAAATGGCTGGTATTTGGTGGGTCATGGGGCTCAACACTCGCACTGGCTTATGGTGAAACGCACCCCGATCGGGTCAGTGAAATGGTGCTACGTGGTATTTTCACGCTGCGCAAAAAAGAATTGCATTGGTACTATCAGGATGGCGCTTCACGTTTTTTCCCAGAGAAATGGCAACGTATACTCTCCATTTTATCACCAGAAGAGCAGGGGGATGTTACCGCCGCTTACCGTAAGCGACTGACTTCACCTGACAAGGCTGTGCAACTGGAGGCTGCCAAGATTTGGAGTTTATGGGAAGGTGAAACCGTTACTTTATTACCGGCCAAAAGCTCGGCATCCTTTGGAGAGGATGATTTTGCTCTGGCCTTTGCTCGTATTGAAAATCACTATTTCACTCATTTAGGTTTTTTGGACAGTGATAACCAACTGTTGGATAACGTGACTCGTATTCGCCATATCCCAGCAGTTATTATTCATGGCCGATATGATATGGCTTGCCAGCCACAGAATGCGTGGGACTTAGCGCAAGCCTGGCCAGAGGCTGAATTACATATTGTCGAAGGTGCTGGTCATTCCTTTGATGAACCGGGCATTTTGCACCAGTTGATTCTGGCTACAGATAGATTTGCTCGTAAGCCATAACTGTTTTATTCGCACACTCCCGCAACTTGATACCTGCGGGAGCTTTTTGTTGCTTATTTTATCTTAGGTTCATACGGTAAACGTGAGAATTTAATTGATTCAGTACGGTAGTGAGCCAAGCGTTGCAAAAAGTACTCACGCAGCTCATCAGGCTGTTCTCTGGCGATCATTTCTGCAATCACCGGCATATTGTAGCGCTCTTTAAATGCTACGCCTGAAGCGGCTAGGTCAACATTCATTTTTGCTGTTTCTTCTTCAGAAAGCTCCGTCAGATTATATCCCATAGTTTTCTCCTTCTTGGGCCGTGGGAGGTTATGGGGCAAAAGGTAATGCAGACAATGGGTATTGGCAAG
The sequence above is drawn from the Yersinia intermedia genome and encodes:
- a CDS encoding YebG family protein, giving the protein MAVEIKFVVVRQGEEKMTFTTKKEADAYDKMLDLADNLSEWLSLAPLTLEEDQREALSFFLAENKDALGQILRGANPATPVDGQAKLKAEKNVPEKKNKSEENQAA
- the yqfB gene encoding N(4)-acetylcytidine aminohydrolase, encoding MNREITFFRRFEADILADRKTITIRDSSESDFRPGETLRVCRNEDGVFFCHIMVKSVTPITLEALSDRHAEQENMSLDELKKVIKEIYPGLEQFYVIEFTRC
- the pabB gene encoding aminodeoxychorismate synthase component 1: MSVKSLTIKALPYQPDALLRQFAPLANQSWAMLLHSGFAEHAHNRFDILVADPQVTLTTRGEQTEIISAQGRVCSPADPFSLLQQQLDKFALPMPSHPDLPFLGGALGVFGYDLGRRVETLPALAEQDIALPDMAVGLYDWALIADHHLQKLTLVCHGDAEQRLLWLQQQKMPEVARPFTLTSPWQANMSREEYGEKFRQIQEYLHSGDCYQINLAQRFSAKYQGDEWQAFLSLSRSNRAPFSAFIRLPQNAILSVSPERFLWLENHQIQTRPIKGTLPRLDHPEQDRLQAERLANSPKDRAENLMIVDLLRNDIGRVAQPGSMRVPELFVVEPFPAVHHLVSTITATLPAECPATTLLRACFPGGSITGAPKIRAMEIIEQLEPHRRNAYCGNIGYISCCGTMDTNITIRTLLTENGKIYCSAGGGIVADSQEQAEYQETFDKIARILPQLENTGFVEHI
- the exoX gene encoding exodeoxyribonuclease X; this encodes MYFRIIDTETCGLAGGIVEVASIDLVDGALANPMSDLISPDRPISIDAMVIHHITEEMVEGKPRIAVAIRRYQGSPYYVAHNAPFDRGVLPEMGGQWICTLKLARMLYPDIKHSNQYLRYALRLNVSVPDNLYPHRALYDCYVTAALLQRIMQDSGWNAEQMAEITQQPLLLQTFKFGKYRGKSIEQIARQDPDYLRWMLASISDLTPDMRYTLAHYLT
- the dbpA gene encoding ATP-dependent RNA helicase DbpA, producing the protein MSTTSFSSLALPTEQLSNLNELGYTEMTPVQAAALPAILNGQDVRAKAKTGSGKTAAFGIGLLDKIAVGEFVTQALVLCPTRELADQVSKELRRLARFTQNIKILTLCGGQPMGHQLDSLVHAPHIVVGTPGRIQEHLRKKTLVLDDLKILVLDEADRMLDMGFTDAIDDVIAYTPPQRQTLLFSATYPVGIERISARVQRQPINVEVDDGDEVPAIEQVFFETTREKRLPLLISVLSHYQPSSCVVFCNTKKDCQSVYEALESRGISVLALHGDLEQRDRDQVLVRFANRSCRVLVATDVAARGLDIKDLALVVNFELAFDPEVHVHRIGRTGRAGMSGLAVSLCTPQEMSRAHAIEDYLQIKLKWTPAEPVSRSANAMLEPEMVTLCIDGGRKAKIRPGDILGALTGEAGLTAADVGKIDMFPVHAYVAIRKASAKRALQQLQQGKIKGKNCKSRLLK
- a CDS encoding CoA pyrophosphatase, whose product is MSELFIGHTLSEFISRFQLQLPQAGSFTANSHHAAVLIPIICRPEPTLLLTRRSSHLRKHAGQVAFPGGKADREDSSLIDTALREAQEEVAIPASAVHVLGQLAPLDSSSGYQVTPIVGLIPANIAFHANEEEVAGLFEMPLHEALSLSRYYSLDIHRGGVNHRVYLSWYERQFVWGLTAAIIRRLAQQVSI
- the yebF gene encoding protein YebF translates to MRKTGLALVLVTALAGITVGVQAQEPRVAKLPACSGLNQSQVATQVKRDFLQNRITRWEADKKQLGTDKPIVWISAVDITGKDDVWQVPMTVRGNKGDKTYQVLLDCKAGTITYNGPK
- the pip gene encoding prolyl aminopeptidase, producing the protein MEQLRGLYPAYEPYDSGLLDTGDGHQIYWELCGNPEGKPAVFIHGGPGGGIAPYHRQLFNPKKYKVLLFDQRGCGRSKPHASLDNNTTWHLVDDIERLRQMAGIDKWLVFGGSWGSTLALAYGETHPDRVSEMVLRGIFTLRKKELHWYYQDGASRFFPEKWQRILSILSPEEQGDVTAAYRKRLTSPDKAVQLEAAKIWSLWEGETVTLLPAKSSASFGEDDFALAFARIENHYFTHLGFLDSDNQLLDNVTRIRHIPAVIIHGRYDMACQPQNAWDLAQAWPEAELHIVEGAGHSFDEPGILHQLILATDRFARKP
- the purT gene encoding formate-dependent phosphoribosylglycinamide formyltransferase, which produces MLTIGTALRPSATRVMLLGSGELGKEVAIECQRLGLEVIAVDRYADAPAMHVAHRSHVINMLDGLALKQLVEQEKPHYIVPEIEAIATDMLVELEKMGQRVVPCAEATRLTMNREGIRRLAAETLQLPTSSYRFADTDSAFRQAVSEVGYPCIVKPVMSSSGKGQSLIRNAGQLKTAWDYAQQGGRAGGGRVIVEGLVRFDFEITLLTINAVDGIHFCAPIGHRQEDGDYRESWQPQAMSETALARAKEIASQVVNALGGYGLFGVELFVCGDEVIFSEVSPRPHDTGMVTLISQNMSEFALHVRAFLGLPIGTIRQYGAAASAVILPELTSQNIAYHGLEVALAGDTQIRLFGKPDIAGKRRLGVALAVADDITTAVNVAKRAAGAVVVSG
- a CDS encoding DNA polymerase III subunit theta; translation: MGYNLTELSEEETAKMNVDLAASGVAFKERYNMPVIAEMIAREQPDELREYFLQRLAHYRTESIKFSRLPYEPKIK
- a CDS encoding S9 family peptidase, with translation MTIPPKANKRPYPITMHGDTRVDDYYWLRDDERTDADVLNYLQAENDFTNAVLQPQQTLRETLYQEMVSRVPPQEESVPYIRNGYRYQTRFEPGNEYAIYVRQPVWADSSWETLLDGNQRAADSEFYTLGGLDVSPDNHLLAVTEDFLSRRQYDIRVKHLQSDVWHEEVISNTSGNFEWANDSKTLYYVRKHEKTLLPYQVYRHVVGTDPQLDQLIYQETDDTFYVSLEKTTSERFIVIHLSSTTTSEVLLLDADKPEPLPQMFAPRRKDHEYGLDHYKQHFYLRSNKDGKNFGLYQIAEAGKEQSDFADESQWVPLIAPKTDVMLEGFSLFRDWLVVEERSGGLTLLRQIHWTTAEEKFITFDDPTYVTWLAYNPEPETELLRYGYSSMTTPSSMFELNMDTGARELLKQQEVKNFTPEKYRSERIWVTATDGVKVPVSLVYHRDHFVSGNNPLLVYGYGSYGSSMDPAFSGSRLSLLDRGFVFALAHIRGGGELGQQWYEDGKLLNKLNTFNDFIDVTKTLITEGYGDANRVFAMGGSAGGLLMGAVINQEPALYKGVVAQVPFVDVVTTMLDESIPLTTGEYDEWGNPNDKAYYDYIKQYSPYDQIKAQDYPHMLVTTGLHDSQVQYWEPAKWVAKLREMKTDDHQLLLYTDMDSGHGGKSGRFKAYEDIALEYAFILALA
- a CDS encoding YoaH family protein, with the protein product MLAGMPSLSHEEQQEAVERIHKFMSEGMSSGEAIALVAAEIRERHQDDPQAMAIFEDTDFDDHDESDYRRDNEQDADEIEDPYEG